From a region of the Sesamum indicum cultivar Zhongzhi No. 13 linkage group LG3, S_indicum_v1.0, whole genome shotgun sequence genome:
- the LOC105158041 gene encoding dof zinc finger protein DOF5.4-like, with translation MQDMHAVGGGGGGGRFLGGGDRRLRPHNHPTHQPLKCPRCDSLNTKFCYYNNYNLSQPRHFCKSCRRYWTRGGVLRNVPVGGGCRKTKRSKQKSSAASPGDASREMSLSSVQSSSSESSSLTAAATATTTTATPTSAVPDEGSAPSNTSLSSAVAFDFPDGRFFSVMNRLATDRNINHQPLANHPSTDGQIFQAEISSFTRLMTSSEEMMGFGMGEASTTSYGREQQANQAPTAKNPDPGTAAVDEFKMQDVSDEGLAAALEWGSGGDEELFDLTAGVDPAYWSQPQWTDNDQSINYLP, from the coding sequence ATGCAAGATATGCATGCTGTaggaggaggtggtggtggtgggagGTTCTTGGGTGGCGGAGACAGGCGGCTGAGGCCGCACAACCACCCCACCCACCAGCCCTTGAAGTGTCCTCGCTGTGACTCGCTCAACACTAAGTTTTGTTACTACAATAACTACAATCTCTCTCAGCCGCGTCACTTCTGCAAGAGCTGCCGCCGCTACTGGACTAGGGGCGGCGTACTCCGCAACGTCCCTGTCGGCGGAGGCTGCCGGAAAACCAAGCGCTCGAAGCAGAAAAGCAGCGCTGCGTCTCCTGGGGACGCGTCGAGAGAAATGAGCTTATCGAGCGTTCAGAGTTCGAGCAGTGAGAGCTCAAGCCTAACCGCCGCCGCCACGGCGACCACGACCACGGCTACTCCTACCTCGGCCGTGCCGGACGAAGGTTCGGCACCGAGCAACACTTCGTTGAGCTCAGCCGTGGCGTTTGATTTCCCCGACGGGAGGTTCTTCAGTGTGATGAACCGTCTGGCGACGGATCGTAACATCAATCACCAACCATTAGCCAATCATCCTTCCACGGATGGTCAGATCTTCCAGGCGGAGATCAGTAGCTTCACGAGACTGATGACTTCGTCGGAGGAAATGATGGGTTTTGGTATGGGAGAAGCTTCGACGACATCGTACGGGCGGGAGCAACAAGCGAACCAAGCACCGACAGCAAAGAATCCGGACCCGGGCACTGCGGCGGTCGATGAGTTCAAGATGCAGGATGTCAGCGACGAGGGGCTGGCGGCGGCGCTGGAGTGGGGAAGCGGAGGAGACGAAGAGCTGTTTGATCTAACGGCTGGCGTCGATCCTGCTTACTGGAGTCAACCCCAATGGACTGACAACGATCAATCCATTAATTACCTTCCTTAG